In the Magnolia sinica isolate HGM2019 chromosome 15, MsV1, whole genome shotgun sequence genome, one interval contains:
- the LOC131226914 gene encoding ATP synthase subunit beta, mitochondrial-like, translating into MSQVPVGRATLGRIMNVIGEPIDKRGEIKTDHFLPIHREAPSFVEQATEQQILVTGIKVVDMLAPYQRGGKIGLFGGAGVGKTVLIMELINNVAKAHGGSRNNGEAHFERFFDFSIAYFKIFKKIINFIASGGFSVIAGVGERTREGNDLYREMIESGVIKLGDKQSESKCALVYGQMNEPPGARARVGFTGLTVAEHFRDAEGQNVLLFIDNIFISAKQVALFMNLLKIWSSFCMVLS; encoded by the exons ATGAGTCAG GTGCCTGTGGGTAGGGCTACCCTCGGCCGCATCATGAATGTCATTGGGGAGCCGATCGATAAGAGGGGTGAAATAA AGACCGACCACTTTCTGCCCATCCATCGTGAAGCTCCTTCCTTTGTTGAACAGGCAACTGAACAACAGATTCTTGTGACTGGAATTAAG GTCGTGGATATGCTTGCACCTTACCAGAGAGGTGGAAAGATTGGGTTGTTTGGTGGTGCTGGTGTTGGGAAGACCGTGCTTATCATGGAACTGATTAACAATGTTGCCAAAGCTCATGGTGGGTCACGGAATAATGGGGAAGCCCATTTTGAACGCTTCTTTGATTTCTCTATTGCttactttaaaatttttaaaaaaataattaatttcaTCGCATCAGGTGGTTTCTCTGTCATTGCTGGTGTTGGTGAACGTACCCGTGAGGGTAATGATCTATACAGGGAAATGATTGAGAGTGGTGTTATTAAGCTTGGAGACAAACAG AGCGAAAGCAAGTGTGCTCTTGTGTACGGGCAAATGAATGAGCCCCCTGGTGCTCGTGCTCGTGTTGGGTTTACCGGGCTGACTGTAGCTGAGCACTTTCGAGATGCTGAAGGGCAGAACGTGCTTCTCTTCATTGACAACATTTTCATTTCAGCCAAGCAAGTTGCCTTATTTATGAATTTATTGAAGATCTGGTCATCCTTCTGCATGGTATTATCAtaa